Proteins from one Podospora pseudoanserina strain CBS 124.78 chromosome 1, whole genome shotgun sequence genomic window:
- a CDS encoding hypothetical protein (COG:Z; EggNog:ENOG503NY7X), which yields MATSRPPQNLFQVYLRLRPHNNSASTSGERFLSVEEPDENSDAPRHITLNPPNDRRRAIEKFAFTQVFEEDASQLDVFHCTGVANLVEGVLAPYGGEGTDALLATLGVTGSGKSHTILGSKSQRGMIQLALDVIFRSLSDNLLDCSSYPPLEQSITNSDPSEALIFSAHNFLDSVYADAPATFKSSSSRAPTPMLSESVGPSSNQHRRMNRSVAFPQQPDISALSVSCDPSSEYAVVVSMYEVYNDRIFDLLTPPTKSAATKEYRRRPLLFKPTETSPDRKIVAGLRKVICGDLQQALLVLEAGLHERRVTGTSSNSVSSRSHGFFCVEVKKRTRASRKHGDLPWGGSTLTIVDLAGSERARDAKTAGATLAEAGKINESLMYLGQCLQMQSDATTKDKPNLVPFRQCKMTELLFSNCFPSASSFSSARHRNPQKAVMIVTADPHGDYNATSQILRYSALAREVTVPRVPSITQTTLSAPAPPASPPPLGQLGSPPVHHRSFFAPPGSSSSNQPQHGGLLSSPNIQRAFSPLSGSSLSGDAHRSTMEAAALEIARLSEELEYLRQALESERSAREEAEAHLLSMEDRMIELEQAIREDCTNEFEQRLEIEMARWKTTMQIEMERGEEHWGRKIEVFERSLAVAPLSLPSTQPQSDYEEVDGEDNDKENILMEDMEQENERLKRENEILRREVAGMSPSKRRPLGERSGLGVAGEESRGSSPRPTRKDREKDREVTLRQKLENLRMDDSSSESQRPPSAQQQSRHSSPKKMRRLQTKRWNEIDDDDMF from the exons ATGGCCACGTCAAGACCGCCGCAGAATCTCTTCCAGGTTTATCTGCGACTTCGCCCACACAACAATAGCGCGTCGACCAGTGGGGAAAGATTTCTTTCTGTCGAGGAGCCCGACGAGAACAGCGACGCGCCGAGACATATCACCCTAAACCCCCCCAATGATCGACGGCGTGCCATCGAGAAGTTCGCATTCACCcaggtgtttgaggaggatgccTCCCAACTGGATGTCTTCCATTGCACTGGCGTCGCAAATCTCGTCGAAGGCGTGCTTGCTCCCTATGGCGGCGAGGGGACTGATGCTCTGCTTGCGACGCTGGGCGTCACTGGGTCAGGCAAG TCGCATACCATTCTTGGCTCAAAGTCCCAGCGCGGGATGATCCAGCTCGCCCTCGATGTCATCTTCCGATCCCTTAGCGACAATCTGCTCGACTGCAGCTCTTACCCTCCCCTCGAACAGTCGATCACCAACTCTGATCCTTCCGAAGCTCTCATCTTTTCTGCCCACAACTTCCTCGACAGTGTGTACGCGGATGCGCCCGCCACCTTCAAGAGTAGCAGCTCCAGAGCACCTACGCCTATGCTA AGCGAATCCGTTGGACCGAGTTCGAACCAACACCGACGCATGAATCGCTCCGTCGCGTTCCCGCAGCAGCCTGATATAAGCGCCCTATCTGTTTCATGCGATCCGTCGTCCGAATATGCCGTGGTGGTTTCCATGTACGAAGTCTACAACGATCGCATCTTTGATCTCTtgacccctcccaccaagtCGGCCGCAACGAAAGAATATCGCCGACGACCGCTCCTGTTCAAGCCGACAGAGACATCCCCTGATCGCAAGATTGTTGCAGGACTTCGAAAGGTTATATGTGGGGATTTGCAGCAGGCCTTACTGGTGCTTGAAGCTGGTTTACATGAGCGGAGAGTGACAGGaacaagcagcaacagcgtTAGCTCGCGAAGCCATGGCTTTTTTTGCGTAGAAGTGAAAAAGCGCACCCGAGCCAGCCGCAAGCACGGCGATCTTCCCTGGGGCGGCAGCACTCTCACCATTGTTGATCTTGCTGGAAGCGAAAGGGCGAGAGATGCCAAAACCGCGGGCGCGACACTGGCAGAAGCCGGCAAGATCAACGAAAGCTTGATGTATCTAGGCCAATGCTTGCAGATGCAGAGCGATGCCACGACCAAGGACAAGCCAAATCTTGTCCCATTCCGTCAGTGCAAGATGACTGAGTTGCTGTTCTCCAATTGTTTCCCGTCGGCCTCATCCTTTTCGTCAGCCCGCCATCGAAATCCTCAGAAGGCTGTCATGATCGTCACCGCCGACCCTCACGGCGACTACAATGCAACGTCTCAGATCCTTCGATATTCCGCCCTGGCGAGGGAAGTTACCGTCCCGCGCGTTCCCAGCATAACACAAACCACGTTGTCGGCCCCGGCGCCTCCTGccagcccaccccccctgGGACAACTAGGCTCTCCACCTGTTCACCATCGCAGCTTTTTTGCTCCTCCCggatcatcttcttccaacCAACCGCAGCACGGTGGCCTGTTGTCATCCCCCAACATTCAGCGAGCATTCTCGCCTCTGTCTGGCTCTAGCCTCAGCGGAGACGCCCACCGCAGCACTATGGAGGCCGCGGCGCTCGAGATTGCCCGTCTCTCTGAAGAGTTGGAGTATCTTCGTCAAGCGCTCGAGTCAGAACGCTCAGCGCGCGAAGAAGCCGAGGCGCATTTGCTCAGCATGGAGGATCGTATGATTGAGCTCGAGCAAGCTATTCGTGAGGACTGCACCAACGAGTTTGAGCAGCGCCTCGAGATTGAGATGGCAAGGTGGAAGACGACGATGCAAATCGAGATGGAACGAGGCGAGGAGCACTGGGGACGGAAGATTGAAGTTTTCGAGAGGAGCCTCGCTGTCGCGCCTTTATCGTTGCCGTCAACCCAGCCGCAGAGCGATTACGAGGAGGTCGACGGGGAAGACAACGACAAGGAAAATATTCTTATGGAGGACATGGAACAGGAGAACGAGAGACTCAAGAGGGAGAACGAGATTCTCAGAAGAGAGGTAGCTGGGATGAGCCCAAGCAAGAGGAGGCCGTTGGGTGAGAGATCAGGACTCGGTGTTGCCGGTGAGGAGAGCAGAGGTAGCAGTCCAAGACCCACAAGAAAAGACAGGGAAAAAGACAGGGAGGTGACATTGAGGCAGAAATTGGAGAATCTTAGGATGGATGATTCATCTTCTGAATCTCAGCGGCCGCCGTCTGCACAGCAACAAAGCAGGCACAGCAGTCccaagaagatgaggaggttaCAGACCAAGAGATGGAACGAAATCGATGATGACGATATGTTTTAG
- the ERG6_2 gene encoding Delta(24)-sterol C-methyltransferase (COG:H; EggNog:ENOG503NTY3) — translation MSSHLPPNYTPALLHRYLSHFNRDPSQLNVIDHDAVGYATVEERAARAKKYNVVASDYYDLVSPLYEQGWGQRFHYTPIFPGKSITDSMTAYEHEFARIARLKPGMKVLDLGCGIGGPVRTITKAIGCEIIGITNSAWHVERGTQLTKQAGLEGKVTLVQGNFVKLPFEDESFDAAYSVESLCYAPDPAEVYREIKRILKPGAPFTFHDFAMTKKFDENDTEHAKIRNWVEFGNGIVKMPWVPDMRRCVVSAGFELLAEENMADRSNGAPWYYGPAGDVSWAWRVPGWDDFFRVVKMSPLFLFIAKSIYRVLILFGFAPPETLTLMDTMWYCCRSVAIGGKMGIFTPMYVFTCRKPITANKRSGSAEQKQEQEKVELKRA, via the exons ATGTCTTCCCACCTACCTCCCAACTACACCCCTGCGCTTCTCCACCGCTACCTTTCCCATTTCAACCGTGACCCTTCCCAGCTAAATGTCATCGACCACGATGCCGTCGGCTACGCCACGGTGGAAGAACGGGCCGCCCGCGCAAAGAAATACAACGTAGTCGCTTCGGACTATTATGATCTTGTCTCGCCTCTCTACGAGCAAGGATGGGGCCAGCGATTCCATTacacccccatcttccctGGGAAGTCCATAACCGACAGCATGACAGCTTATGAGCACGAGTTTGCCCGTATTGCCCGCCTCAAACCAGGGATGAAGGTGTTGGATCTTGGCTGCGGCATTGGCGGCCCTGtccgcaccatcaccaaagcaATCGGCTGCGAGATCATTGGGATCACAAACAGCGCCTGGCATGTTGAGCGAGGCACGCAGTTGACCAAGCAGGCCGGACTGGAAGGCAAGGTCACCCTCGTCCAGGGCAATTTTGTG AAACTCCCCTTCGAAGACGAATCCTTCGACGCCGCATACTCGGTAGAAAGCCTTTGTTACGCCCCCGACCCTGCAGAAGTGTACCGTGAGATCAAGCGCATCTTGAAGCCAGGAGCCCCGTTTACGTTTCACGACTTCGCCATGACCAAGAAGTTTGACGAGAACGACACTGAGCACGCGAAGATTCGGAACTGGGTCGAATTTGGAAACGGGATTGTGAAGATGCCGTGGGTGCCGGATATGAGGAGGTGTGTGGTCTCTGCTG GATTCGAGTTACTGGCAGAAGAGAACATGGCTGACCGTAGCAATGGGGCTCCTTGGTACTATGGTCCGGCAGGAGATGTTTCTTGGGCATGGCGCGTTCCTGGGTGGGATGACTTCTTCAGGGTGGTCAAGATGTCTCCCCTTTTCCTATTCATCGCCAAAAGTATCTACCGAGTGTTGATTCTGTTCGGCTTTGCGCCACCCGAAACACTCACCCTGATGGACACCATGTGGTACTGCTGTCGTTCGGTGGCTATCGGCGGCAAGATGGGGATTTTCACCCCAATGTATGTGTTCACATGCCGTAAGCCAATCACGGCAAACAAGCGAAGTGGTTCTGCAGAGCAAAAGCAAGAACAGGAGAAAGTTGAGCTCAAGAGGGCTTGA